AGATGAACTGAAGTCAGCAGTCGAAAATGGGAGTGAAGAGGCTATGTTATTAGCACTTGTGGTAACAGCCCAATTGTTAATTCAATTTGACGAAGACCCTGATAATCGTAGTGGTGAATATTGGTATCAGAAAAAGCTAACCAATCAAAAGCTCAATCACTTCCAACTTCAAGTTGCAGAACAATACCAGCAAATCATGCCTTATCGAGAGCTATTTCAACATTTACTGACCATTTTTGATGTCAGTGAAGGCCCTGTATTGCATAGTCCAAGTACTATTGAAGCAGTTTGCTACAAGCATGATGATGGCCTTGTTCGTCAGTGGAGTTCCTATTTTTCAGACAGACCAACTGATGTTATTGATGCGATTATCTATGTGTTAAATCACCACGAATCGGAGCAGCCAATTATTCCATACTACTTGTATCTCGATTGGTTAAGGGCAGAAATGCTCCTATTTGCTGATAGGGAAGGTATTGTTGAAATTATAAAAGCTGCCGTTGATGACGAAGAAAAATGGTTTTGGCACCTGATAGGCTTGAGACAAAAGGTTGATGTTACTGTATCAACGCTTAGAGCAATTCACGCAGATACAGGTGAAGATTATGATGATTACGGGCCTATGGACATAGTTGGTGATGAAGGACTTGTTCTTCCGAGTGTTTCCGATGATAGAAAAGCCAAGCTTCAAGCGGAAGTAAATAAAATCACATATTAATTGTTTTAGGCTAGCCGCAAGCTTTTTTATATTCTCGTGGCTAGCTATTCTTGGGGGTAGCTAATATTACATTCTATAATAAGCTAGACAGGTAAACTAGGCGAGGCATCATAGTAGCTTATGAAAATAACTAACGCTGAAACTCTCAAACAAGCACTTGCTAGCATGCGTTTAGAGGGCCTATCTCTATCCCCTGAAGTTAATACGTTGATGCTGAATGCTCTTGTTGATCCAAATATTGACACTGAAGATATTAAGCGCCTTTTAGTTAAACCTTACAGAAACGCTAAAGAAAAGCGTGATGGACACTAGTCACAAGGAAAATGTCCTCCTTGTGACTAGTGGTTCAGCCTAGGCAGTTGACCTCAATCATCTTCATAATCTTCTTCTTGAGCAGCATCCCAACCTTTGTCCCAGTCTTCGACCACCCACCATGTATCGTCTGACCATTGGTATGAATTAGAGCTTTTGGACTCACCTTTCCAATAAGCGTTGTAGCCTTCTTTTTGCTCACTAGACAATAAAGTTATGGCAATTATAAGTACAGATGACTGCGTGTAAACGCAGTCATCTACGAAGTCATGAATTGAGTTATTTCTTAAAGCTTATTCGACAATTGTTTAGTTTCCGGTGGTGTTCGATTGTACATATTCAAGAGAAAGAGAACATTCACCCTTACTGAGCATTTTGTTGAAGCATTCTGAGCACCACGTACCTAAGCCTTCAGCATAAGTTGGGGTGACAGACATAATTGAACCAATTTTTTCGTGGCTATATGTAATGCTATGGCAGTAATCTCCGACATATATTGGGTTATCACAACCAAAGCAATGACAAAAAGTTTGTCTTTCTTTATCACTCATAAGTCTTCCTGTTAGATTATTTATTATTTTCTTCGTGAGTTTTGTCTAAACAAATATTGCGGTGCTGAATATATGCTTGTGCTATCTGATCGAACATGTCTTGAGAAAATACAATTTCGATGGTGTCTCCATCGATAAATTTTCTGAAGTTGATTTCTTCAGCATCAAACAGCCGCAATACATATTCACTGCCAAGCTTATGTAGCCGTTCATCGACTTGTACTTTTTCTTCTTGGGATAAAAAAACGTTTTTAGTGAGTGTTTCTGGCATCATCATTTGCTCTCCTTACTATGAGTAACAAGCTCTGCAACAGTGTCTATAATGCGAGCGGCGGCATGAGGATCTTTGTTAATGTTACCTTCCATTGCGTATTGAAAGGCTACGGTTCCATCTCTGGCGACAATGGCAAACGCGATAGAATCTTCTGCCATTTCCTTAAATGCATCGAACATTTGTTCTTTTTTAATTAAGCCTTCATAGGACATATATACCCCCTTACCTCAGTTAATACTTTTTAATATCAGAACTCACAAAGCTAATTGCGAAATCTATAACAGGATTAGATTCAATATTCTTAAGGGCTAGTGCATGAAGTAAGTAAACTTTGCACGCAGACTTCCAAAAGCTATTTTCATGAAACGGTAAATAGCAATGTGCTTTTCTCATTTGCATCCATTCCAACAGTTCACCTTGCTCTTCGAAAATCTTATGAAAGCTGTGCTTCAGGTAATACTTAGCAGCATCGTCACTAATTATTGCTCCGGGTACTTTGTAGTGACGAGAACAATATAAGCCAAACGCTAGTGTTGAAAATACGCACCCCCAAGAAGATAGGTATTGTGCAGATGCTTGCCATGCTACAATCGGCAGTGAACGACTTTTTGGATTAAAGCACCATTTATTCCAGCAGATATATGGCGAAATACCTCTCCTATTAGCTGCTATTGCATCAAGCTGGCATATAGTTTCCTCAGAAATAAGTGGTAATAAATCTAAATGCATGATTTGTCTCTAGCAACCAAATGATGCGTTTATCTTAGTGCTATTTTAAGCTGACTTGCCAATATTGAATTCTTTCAAAAACAGGTAATTTTAATGAAAATTTAGTCTTTCACAAATAGATGTGCTAGATTTACCTTAAGACAATCAAGCCATTGATTAATATATATTTTAGTGTTTATTAATTAACTGTCCTTTAATTTCCTATTTAATAATTACCTCATCTCTATTCGTCATAAAGTTTGACTTGTTAAATCAATAAGATAATATTATGTAATCATTTTGATTATGTGGTGGCACGATATTGAGTTCATTAAGTAAGTTAGATTTAAGCTACGCCCAAAAACAGAGATTGGCCTATATCGATTTCTTGTTAATGTTTAGAGGTCACTTCAGTCGCAGTGATTTAACTAACAAGTTTGAGATGGGATTGGCAAATGCGACTCGTGACATTGCCCTGTATAAAGAGCTATCACCAAAGAATATGGAGCTTGAAAGCTCTAAAAAACAATATTTGCAAGCAAAAGCCTTTAAACCGCTTTTCAAGCATGATGCGAAGAAAACGTTAATAAAACTCGCTAATGATATTACGGATGGCTTTGATGCTATCGGTGACGTGACTTTCCCTATCGAAGCACCAAGCCAATTAAACGTTCCTGATATATTCATTGTTGCCAAACTTGTTCAAGCGATACTAAATAACAAACCCGTCAATGTTATTTATACCTCGTTAAGCAGTGGTTCTGCCTCAAGAGAGTTAGTTCCTCATTCAATTGTTGATAATGGACTACGTTGGCACGTGAGGGCCTTTGATAGAAAAACAAAATCTTTCAGAGATTTTGTGCTTACTCGGATAAGCAAAGTTACGATTAAAAACCAGACTGCTGAGTCACATGAAGACAAATTAGAGGATCATCAATGGATGAGAATGATGCCTTTGCAGCTAGTAGCCCATCCAAAAAATGTTCAACATCCTACAGCTATTGCGATGGATTATGGTATGGAAAATGGTGTTCTTGAGTTAAATGTACGGGCAGCGTTAGCTGGATACTTGCTTAGACGATGGAATGTAGATTGCACCACCAATGCAGATCTTGCGGGTGGCGAATATCAACTTTGGTTGAAGAATAGGCAAACTCTGTATGGAGCAGAAAATCTTGCCATTGCTCCCGGTTATCAGCAGTCAGAGGACGACTAATGCACGACAAAAGAATTGGTAAGTATCTTCATAGTATTGAGCAATCCAAAGCAATTAATTACTCGAAATTTCTTGCTTTACTGCCTGAACAATTGTGTGAAGAAGTTAAAGAAAAAGCGACTATTAAATTTTTAAGTAAAGGCTCTGTAATCGTTGAGGTTTCTTGTGAGCAACTTTTAGAAAAATTGCGCTCATTGGCGATTGAACCGTCAAGTCGCATTGATGCAACGTTGCTAGGTGACTCTCATAAAGTAAATACATCGACTAGCTACTTGTTAGCGTACCATCAATCTTCCGTTGATGTTCACCCCGATACGATTATTAGTAGTAATGACGAAACACACCTTAGATTTCAACCTAAAAAACGTCTAGTGATTATTGAAAATGCAGAGCTATTTTTCGCAAGAGAAACACTATTTGCTCAGATGAACAAAGCGTTTTCTCTTTCCTTGTCATTTGACAATACAGATTTGGTTTTTGGTGCCGGAAATCAAATATCCAACAAGCATAACTATACATTTATCAATCAGTATGAATCGATTTTATGCTTCTTTGATTACGATTTGGGTGGTTTGAAAATATATAAGGCGATGCGAAATATGGTAGGGAGCAAGGCTAAATTCTTGGAGCCTAGCTCAGATAATTTAACTGAATTTTTCATAAAGAAACCGAAGACCCAAGAACAGTACACAAAGGCGTTAGAAACTGCCAACAGTCTTGGCTTAAGCAAGCTACACAGCTTGTTTGAATCAAAAAAATCATTCATGGAGCAAGAAGCTTTGTTGGCTTTATAAGAAGGAATCAAAACATTGTCACATCAATTTAATTTTGTATTAAAGAAACTGGTACTAGTTGATTCGGCTGGTTTTTGTTATTCAGAGATAGAGTTAGATAAACACACAATTTTACTTGGCGAAGGTAATGTCGGTAAATCTAGCCTTCTTAATTGCATTCGTTTGTTTCTATTGCCAGAAGTCAACTTCAATCGAGCAAAAGATAAATTTAACTTCAAAAGTTCAAATGGTTATGAATATGATAAAAACGAGTCATTTGGGCATTATTTTCCTAGCAAGTACTCGCATTTAATTATCGAAGTAGAGAAAGTTATCGCAGGCAAACGATACACCCACTGTCAGATTCTAAATAGAGGCAAGAACCTTTCATTTGAGCGTATTTTTACTGCTTTGCCATACCAAGAAATTCAGCATCTATTCTGGCAAGTAGAGGAAGAGGACGAACATAACATCGGCTCTAGAGTAGAAAAGCTATCGACTCAAGATGTGTTTACTAAAATTAAGGCTAAAGATAAGCACTGTATTTCAGTCAGAGACCCTCAAAAATTGAAGGATTTGATGTATGCGCGAGACATACTATCTGAAACTGAAATGCGTTATAGCCTTTTTCCGCTCAATGATGCATCTGACGAAAACGTAGAGTCGTTGAGAGCGTTAATTTTAATGCTTTTCGATATGGAGACATCAAATGAAGGTGTTGCTAAAGCGGTTGCTAATATTGTTGAGTCAGAGAAAAAAGAGACAAGCGATGCATTAAACTTTGATATTCAATCTTTTTTATTAGCACATGACTCACTTAAGCTGGAAGAGCAAAAGTTAACTGATATCGAAAACAAAACGAGAGAGTTTGAAACCCTAAAGTCTAACTTTGCCAAATATAGTGAACTGTCAGAAGTTGAGACTCGTTTTGTTGATTTTTATCTGCACCTGAGTCGCAAATTAAAAGAAACAAATGAAGCCGTAAACGAATCGGCAGGGAAAATTAAGGAATGGCAACAGCAATTACAACCTATTGCTGACCAAGTTAAGGTAATCAACCAAAATTTGTTCACAGCTAATAAAATCATTAAC
The Thalassotalea hakodatensis genome window above contains:
- a CDS encoding WYL domain-containing protein, with the protein product MFRGHFSRSDLTNKFEMGLANATRDIALYKELSPKNMELESSKKQYLQAKAFKPLFKHDAKKTLIKLANDITDGFDAIGDVTFPIEAPSQLNVPDIFIVAKLVQAILNNKPVNVIYTSLSSGSASRELVPHSIVDNGLRWHVRAFDRKTKSFRDFVLTRISKVTIKNQTAESHEDKLEDHQWMRMMPLQLVAHPKNVQHPTAIAMDYGMENGVLELNVRAALAGYLLRRWNVDCTTNADLAGGEYQLWLKNRQTLYGAENLAIAPGYQQSEDD
- a CDS encoding DUF7281 domain-containing protein, translated to MHDKRIGKYLHSIEQSKAINYSKFLALLPEQLCEEVKEKATIKFLSKGSVIVEVSCEQLLEKLRSLAIEPSSRIDATLLGDSHKVNTSTSYLLAYHQSSVDVHPDTIISSNDETHLRFQPKKRLVIIENAELFFARETLFAQMNKAFSLSLSFDNTDLVFGAGNQISNKHNYTFINQYESILCFFDYDLGGLKIYKAMRNMVGSKAKFLEPSSDNLTEFFIKKPKTQEQYTKALETANSLGLSKLHSLFESKKSFMEQEALLAL